The DNA sequence CTTCAAAAGAATAATGAAAAAggaattttgtttttaaacacaGCATTACCCTCTTCCATCGTCAGGTCTACCCCAGGATGACTGATTTCCAGTTCTTTTATATTCAGCTCCAGCAGGATTGAACAATGTCCGAAAGCTAAATGTGGAATACAATTGTTGATTAATAATCAGAATCAATAGTGCTTTCAGATAATGCTTTAATTAGTAGAATTTATGTTTAAGAGATCATAAATGCAGGTCGAAACTTACAAAAAGGAAATAAACTCCACTATTCCCCAGAAAAACTGAATTATTGATGACAAACGCCATGGTGCCTGACTCCTGCTATCCACAACTTGTCCTGCAAAGAAGAAGTATCGTATATAGTGTCCATTTGATTCAGTACACAACAATGCATCATAGAAATATATATTCAGCAAATGAACATTTAAACGCTCTGTTCCTCTTTAACCCCCACAGCTTACAATGACTTATTCAAATCCTAGAATGTAATTTCACGACATTCTGTGTGAACGGGCATAGCTTTAACCATTTTTCAGCTTGCTGTTTCACAAAACCCAAAACAATGGTCAAAATCACCTTTAAGCTTTTTTGCACAGTCTTTCATCTTCTCAACATCGTTGTAAAGTACTGAAAATCTCTCTACTCAGACAAATACAAACAATCTTCTACTGGGATAGGAAAGGCTCTGTACTccaagtggtggggggtggggaggcatcTGCTGACCACAAGTTTCGAAAGTTTCTCTAAAAGATTAAATGTTAGGGGACAATACAGCTCATTAAAGGTCAATTTCATAATTTTTTTTGAATATTATTTAATGATCCATCATACCACTCTGCATTAGATCATTCATGATAAAAAATGTGTACACGTATGCTGTCCCCAGCCAGCAGATATCTGCAGAGGACATTGGCAAAATTTGGAAGCAGGATGCAGACTTTCCCCTACAGAGATTTG is a window from the Carcharodon carcharias isolate sCarCar2 chromosome 7, sCarCar2.pri, whole genome shotgun sequence genome containing:
- the selenok gene encoding selenoprotein K; translated protein: MVYVSNGQVVDSRSQAPWRLSSIIQFFWGIVEFISFFFRTLFNPAGAEYKRTGNQSSWGRPDDGRGPPGAPRRKMGRVNHGGGGPAPPPMSGG